Proteins encoded in a region of the Triticum dicoccoides isolate Atlit2015 ecotype Zavitan chromosome 3A, WEW_v2.0, whole genome shotgun sequence genome:
- the LOC119268131 gene encoding uncharacterized protein LOC119268131, which translates to MENQQVGNHGLHWTSSMSTYMLTHFTNVVANGTKTSTCFKTVHHNACARDLNDHFRLCLTGGQIANHLRYWKKKWAKIIRLKNSLSGALWDEVNFIIGLDHEHYTEHIKGDVEFLNKPIEHYTEMAAIFGNSLATGQYAKGSNELLAKDALEIDDDIVDEDAPATPTTPATPSSSVRDPSVPKAAKKAKTYAQQSNDKLMATFTAVGDKIANAIVAAGKSDDELPAGLWNNIKDIPGFQPAHLSHYYAHLVENVRIARAFHSLTLTTS; encoded by the exons ATGGAGAACCAACAAGTTGGAAATCACGGTCTTCATTGGACATCCTCAATGTCCACCTATATGCTTACTCACTTTACCAACGTCGTGGCTAATGGCACTAAGACATCAACATGCTTTAAGACGGTGCATCACAATGCATGTGCTAGAGATTTAAATGATCATTTCAGGCTTTGTTTGACTGGAGGGCAGATTGCCAACCATCTGCGCTATTGGAAGAAGAAGTGGGCAAAGATAATTAGACTTAAAAATTCCCTAAGTGGTGCACTTTGGGATGAAGTTAACTTTATTATTGGACTTGATCATGAGCACTATACTGAGCATATTAAG GGAGATGTTGAGTTCCTAAACAAACCCATAGAGCACTACACTGAGATGGCCGCGATATTTGGTAACAGTTTGGCTACCGGACAGTACGCCAAAGGATCAAATGAACTTCTAGCGAAAGATGCTCTAGAAATTGATGATGATATTGttgatgaggatgctccagctaCACCAACTACTCCAGCTACTCCATCTTCATCTGTCCGTGACCCCTCGGTCCCCAAAGCAGCAAAGAAAGCAAAAACTTATGCACAACAAAGCAATGATAAGCTGATGGCAACATTCACGGCTGTTGGTGATAAGATTGCTAATGCTATAGTTGCAGCTGGTAAGTCCGATGATGAGTTGCCTGCTGGACTTTGGAACAACATCAAAGACATTCCTGGTTTCCAACCGGCACATCTTTCTCACTACTATGCGCATTTGGTTGAGAATGTTCGAATTGCACGTGCTTTCCACTCACTGACTTTGACAACAAGCTGA